The following proteins are encoded in a genomic region of Arachis stenosperma cultivar V10309 chromosome 4, arast.V10309.gnm1.PFL2, whole genome shotgun sequence:
- the LOC130974998 gene encoding uncharacterized protein LOC130974998 codes for MEVALGPGDQGRAAGAEGAASVASQGGRRRSPHRRTRTRPFGGTGGDSAIIMQELRHRVQNLERQLAERERDGRSTDPSYTPSPGSEEEDSRRSRPRTEAESSREESPVVRRRNDTIIYSRGRPTHRATRGREDGRTRQPVIMGATPFHRSILEVRLPKHFDKPTDMRYDGTQDPLEHLTAFEARMNLEGVGDEVRCRAFPVTLAGPAIRWFNGLPQGSIYNFSDVSRAFLAQFTTRIAKAKHPINLLGPVWTMHEIQTVAKEYINDEEVSRVVAANKRQSGYGQARQFGGDGERAKEKAREEASSKAPRPFPRVGKFTNYTPLALPIVEVYQQIAEKGILPKPRPLKDRTGGNKNLYCDYHKGYGHQMQDCFDLKNALEQAIREGKLAAFSHLIREPRRRYCDQDEEGKTRSAKRRQEPEDRDHGLTVINVVTAKNTAPKSRSAHKKDAKVLAISSPPMQSTKKPPSISFGPEDQ; via the exons ATGGAAGTTGCACTGGGTCCCGGCGACCAAGGCCGAGCTGCCGGAGCAGAGGGGGCAGCCTCCGTCGCCTCGCAAGGGGGGCGGCGAAGGTCCCCCCATCGACGCACGAGGACACGACCATTCGGAGGAACGGGCGGCGatagcgccataataatgcaagaGCTACGCCACAGAGTCCAGAACCTAGAGCGACAGCTTGCCGAACGGGAGCGGGACGGACGGTCTACCGATCCGAGCTACACCCCGTCTCCCGGGAGCGAGGAGGAAGACTCTCGCCGAAGCCGCCCGCGGACGGAAGCGGAGAGCTCGCGGGAGGAGTCACCCGTAGTGAGGAGACGAAATGACACGATTATCTACTCCCGCGGCAGACCGACCCATCGAGCGACAAGAGGTCGCGAAGACGGAAGAACACGACAACCCGTGATAATGGGCGCCACCCCGTTCCACCGATCTATCCTCGAGGTCCGGCtgccgaaacacttcgacaagccaacggacatgaggtacgacggaACTCAAGACCCTCTAGAACACCTCACGGCCTTTGAGGCCAGGATGAATCTAGAGGGAGTAGGCGACGAAGTAAGATGCCGCGCTTTCCCGGTGACCCTAGCAGGACCAGCGATCagatggtttaacggcctccctCAAGGTTCCATCTACAATTTCTCAGACGTCAGCCGCGCATTCCTGGCTCAATTCACAACGCGAATAGCAAAGGCCAAGCATCCTATCAACCTTCTCGGG CCGGTTTGGACGATGCATGAAATCCAAACGGTGGCCAAAGAGTACATAAACGATgaggaagtcagccgagtcgtggctgccaataagCGGCAGTCCGGTTACGGCCAGGCTCGTCAGTTCGGCGGCGACGGGGAGAGAGCGAAAGAAAAGGCCAGGGAGGAGGCGTCAAGCAAAGCACCTAGGCCGTTCCCTCGAGTAGGGAAGTTTACTAACTACACCCCACTCGCCCTCCCCATCGTGGAAGTCTATCAACAAATAGCTGAAAAGGGAATTCTTCCGAAGCCCCGACCACTCAAGGACCGCACGGGTGGAAACAAGAACCTTTATTGCGATTACCATAAGGGATATGGCCATCAAATGCAGGACTGTTTCGACCTGAAGAACGCATTAGAACAAGCAAtaagagaaggaaaactggcagcGTTCTCCCATCTCATCAGGGAGCCGAGAAGGCGTTATTGTGACCAAGACGAGGAAGGCAAGACACGCTCGGCCAAGCGGCGACAGGAGCCCGAAGACAGAGACCACGGCCTCACTGTAATAAACGTGGTAACGGCAAAGAACACTGCACCAAAGTCCCGATCGGCACACAAGAAAGACGCCAAGGTCCTGGCGATCTCATCTCCACCAATGCAGAGTACCAAAAAACCCCCGTCCATTTCTTTTGGCCCAGAAGACCAATGA